In Phoenix dactylifera cultivar Barhee BC4 chromosome 1, palm_55x_up_171113_PBpolish2nd_filt_p, whole genome shotgun sequence, the genomic stretch TCTGCTTGTTCTAAAGTTATTGTATATCCAGCAACTtaaaagtatgtgaggatctcATAAAATCATCTACGTGTCTTACCAAATGAATTGGTAGGACATTTCTAGGTAAAGAAATGCAATCATATAATAGAGAATTACCTGTTATAGAAAGATGGAAGTAGTTGATCATAAGGTTGTGCAACAAAAATCTATCTACTATATAATGGAGCAgttattttcattacaaaataaaaagaaaggacATCCAATATGAAGCTTTCTTTCCATGGGCACAAATGCACTCCTAAATTGgttattttgtttttcttctatgtATTGCTTTCCCATGAAACCAACACCAGGATCACTTCACACagaaacattcatatagcaatGGCATCAGAGCCAATCAGCAGCTTCAAGAAGTAATTCTTTGTGACAGTCACAACTTCAGATGCACATGGATATTAATTGAAATACTTACTAGTTAAGCATAAGAAGCTCATGCTCTATAATAGCTGACATTTAGTCACGTGACAGCCAACAATAGATGCTCATTTGCGCATAGATGCTCATCTATCTTGTAAATGGCTTGGATGCCATACATTGACTGTGTATATTATGGAGTAGAATATGGTTGACCAGATTTCAGGTCAGATTCAATCCTTGACCCGACGATGGAGGTTTGACATCAATAATTCAAGCCGTTAAATGTGATCTACTGCCTCTATACTACTCACACacaaaaaatcatatgatttgggGACTCCTAgccaaatcatatgatttttcgTGTGTAAGTAATTTACAGATCGTAGATACATCTAATGGCACAGATTACCAGTATTAAGCCCCAATCATCCGGTTAGAACTCACGAGATCTAACTTGAAATTCAGTCAACCGAATTCTAGTCCACCTCTATGTGTGcgtataaaagaaaaattcaaggaGAGGGAGCGAATGACAGATTCAGTGTCGTCAATATAGATTTCCAATAGTTGGACACATCCCTTGTCAAATTCAGCAAGACATCCAAGGGTAAGAAAAATTGAAGGATTCACGAAGAGAAATTTGCTTCCTTTGGGCATACATAACATGATATGCcacataattaaatgaatatCCACTCATGCCATCAACAAAACGGAATATTGACACATTTTCTACTAAAATTGGTGTAACAGATATTTAGAATATTCTCTATCTTTGAATAGGGCTCATAAGAAAAACCGTTCTCCGACACTATAAACACCAGACTTTCCATTCAATGCACACGCTCAGCTTGTAACAGTTGGTGCTCACTATTCCTATTCTAGAGCAAAATATAAGATCATCTGAGGCAATACTATTCATTTCAGTTGTTGTGACACATTATCCTATGACAATAAAATAATTCCCCAAGCAATAGGTAATAGAACTATATAAAACACTTCCAGATACTTTACTGTCAACATCAACAGCAAAGCTAGGTCATGAACTACATCTGAGAACATCAAACATGTCCTATTACTTCTCCCAACTCAGCAACTACAGGTCCACATCACAGAGATATGCAAGAACAAAGGGTAAATTGATTACATACTTATTGATTCCTGCACTTGATGTTCTACATAACTCATGGTATGCATTTAAGCATTACTAATTCATATAACAGAGACATCAATTAATTGTAAACAACAGTCAACTACTTGTATGTTGCAAACATACTGTCACATCATCAATCACAGTTTTCATTTTCATAATTCATAAACTCTTTATTGGAAACACAAGCATGAAGAGCTGCAGATTTGGATCCACAAAGTCAAAGTTTTAGATATATTCGCCCACAGCAAAATTATGGGCCCACACCCCAAGGTATGCATCAGGAACAACCTCTCTTTCATGGATAGATATAGATACTTGTGCAAGCACATGCAGGCACCTTTGCATATGCATATGTGCACACACTTATTCACATGGGTATGCGTGTGCACATGCACACAGACACTCATGCATGCAGGCACCTGCTTGCAGACAGAGAGATATGGTTAAGAAAGCACATTGTCAAAAGATTCAGGCAATTTCTACATTTGTATCACATAATTTATTGGTTGTTCTCATGCAAATTAATTATGGAATCCTATCAAATGACTGAAATTGGAGCGATCAGTACTCACCATTTCCTCCCCGACAAATAACAGCCCTGGAGTCACCCACATTCGCAACTAGCAAGCGATCACCAACAAGAATAGCAGTTGAAGCAGTTGACCCAGCATCACGATTCTGATTTTTCtcagatttcaaaaactctgAGTCTGTATGGTTGTATGCATCAGCTGCAAAAATAGGAAGGTATCAGTAACTTCATCCAGAggaaaaagcaaaagaagaatgCCTTCCATATAATAGTTTTATTTTATAAGAATTTTGGGAAAAttcaaccaaaagaaaaaatctctaAGAAAATAATTATGTATTGTTCCAAACATATAAAAACAGAATGTAATATGCAAAATTACAATGACGACTTTACCAGTAATATCGGTTACAGTCTATATTCTACATCCTATTTTCTTACTGTTTTAGACAAATAATCTTAGAATTCAATTTCTGGTCTGTTTTGATTGCAAATGCTAGGAACCTTGCAATGAATGGTGTTGAAATCCTTACACAAAAGTactctattttttttagatgTGGAAAGGAAGAGCACCTATTGCTGACTTTGTATCACTAATGAACTTGGGGTGATTGATCAAATTGCTGAAGAGGTGCTGTTTAACATACTCAGCTGCTCGAGCTCCACCATGACCTAAAATTACAATCATAACTGTGTGAAGTTACGGAAAAAGGATAAGCACTGGATAACTATGCTCACAGCCTTCAGAGAAAGCATAGTTAAACAAGAAATAGAAAATTACAAACTTTGTTGCTTGGAATTTTATTTGTTAAAGAACTAGGGAGAGCAGCGCACATCATgtcaaccaaaagaaaaattggtcaatgatcataggatttaaaaaaaaaaggatcagaCTGAAACTCAGATCAACTTGTTAGTGAGGCAAAACAACTCATTACCATCAAAAACTCCGAATAAACCAACAGTCTCTCCATCAACACCATCAATTCTGGTTTCATAAAAGTCCTCCATTGACGATCTTTTCCCTGGAGAGCTTGCATATCCATAGCTGAACTTCCCGTTGTGACTGCGATTATTCACACACCAAACGTCAAATGACAGAGCCACAAATATGAGAATTTGATAAGCATGCATCTCAACGTCAATCTGACCCAATTTCAAACCATCCAGCaatcatataacaatctaaTGGAGAGAAAGTCCAAAATAAACAACAAGCTGTACATAACACGCATCTCTAATTTATCATTCACCTATTTGCAAATGAATTTAAGGGAAGGACCGTACACTATGTTTGTAGCATATTCGGAGAAGTTCATTCCAACAGTTATGCATTAATACATAATTCCCAGACAAGATTTGGAAGTGAGGATGATCTTTTTGGAGAATGAACTTCCATGGAAAGAGATGAGAATTCACTGAGAAAATATGGCCCTATGAGGCATGGGCGGAGGAATACCTGAATTCTTCTTTAAATGTTCTCCCAAAAAAACTCCGAAAAAGAACTGAATAATTGTACAAAAATTTACCCATAATTTTATTGCTACAAGAAAATGTAGAACGAGAAATAGCTATCCTCAAATTTTGCAGAATTAAACAAGAGAAGAGGATAAGATATAACAACGAGTAGATCGCATAAAAGCAAGACTATaaatgattctttttttttcgaaaaaaaaaagaagaaaaagatgaagaggaggaggaaaaagaagaaaacctgAGGCCTCCACCGCTAACAATAAAGCCATCAGCCTGAGCTCCGCTGGTACTCGGAAGAACAGAGTTCAAGTAGCCCATGTTCTTTTCTGCCCAAACTTTCCCGAATTCTTActcaaaatagaaaaaaattgcaGGGAAAACGAGGAATCTGGAACTCTAATCAGATTAACGATGAAGAAAGCCTAAGAATTCCAGGAATCTCCGCATCTAAATCCAAGGACGACACACGACTACGACCACGACGACGAAGAAGACGACCCTGGTATTGCTTCCAGGTCTATATcattacatattttattttcGGAGCAAGAAAATCTAGAAACACAATCCGCAACAAGAAGAAGTTAGGaggaaaaaggggagaaattaatgcgtaggaggagaagagagggggagagTGAGAAGGGGTAAGCAACCACCGGGTTTCAGGGGTTGGTTTTGTGGCGGTTGTCAAACGAGAGGCAAATAAGAGGTCTTGGCATTTTAACTATTTTTTGTCATGTTTCTTGAAacaaaatgatgatgatgatgataatttaAGGAAATTTTTTGTAAAGGTGCAGAAGAAAATTAATTTTGGGGCAAAAGTAGTTAATTTTGAACTTGACCCATTTTATTTCCCTATCTTAAATttccaaagaaaaataaatattttaacaaaaaatgattttttggGGCAAAATAGTCGATTTTTGAACATAATTGGAccattataatttataatttttataaaaattaaaaattttgcataagtTTCAGAAAAACAATGGAGGACTGCTATATTGCTTTGGGTTAGAAGGTGAAATTTTCTACTTGAGCTTGAGATAAAGCGACAATTGAAGCGTGAAGTCAGAGAGTGCCTAGGAATTAAGGAGCAAGAGGGGATATGGTGTTATCTGGATCACTGGATGTGTCCATCATTGGGCGGAGACTTTAGAGGATCGAGTGTGTTATTATGGAGCAGAATATCTAAGAGCAGTTAGAGGGCTGGCAATCTAGATCATTGTCCATCATAGGCAAGTTTGACTCTGGTAAGATCAATTCTTAGCTCTATGTTGATCTATCCCATGTCCAATACTATTCTGTTGAGAACCTCTCTTATGAAGCTCAAGCAAAAGTTTCTGAATTTTTTGTGGGGTTCGCATGGTCATGGGAGTAGGGTGCACTAGTAGCTTGGAGAGTGATTTGCCAGCCATTACAGGATGGTAGTTTAGGCATTCCGTTCTTGCTAGTTAGGAGAGAAGCCATGATAGTCGGCATGCTACGAGGTACCTGCTCAAGAAGAAGAGTCTTTGGAGCTCGATGATGAAGGCTAAGTATGGCCCATGGATCTCAGTTGCAAACATTCAGGCTAGTCTAAGTAGCTTGCTCATCTGGAGATAGATCAGCACCTATGTTCCAAGGGTGATGGCTAATACAAGATGGTCGATTGGGGATGGTTAGACTAGGGATGTGATGAGGGATACTTAATCGTCTGATCTCTCAttaaggtaatgaccaatcataGTCAACATGGAGACCGTGGCTAGTATGTAGATCTATGATTTATTTCTGCCTGGGGAGAGGAGGTGGAATTCTAATCTAGTTGTCCTCTTGTTTGGGGAGCAATTGGTCGAAAGAATGCTATCTCTTGCAATGCCTATGCATGCTGCTCTTAATGTAAAGGTTTGGAGATCTACTTGCAGCCTGAGAATGAGGGCCAAGAACCTTTATGATCTCTTTAGAAGAGAGCTTGCACAGAGACATGATTATGCTTGGATCTAGAGATTTGATGTCCACCCAAGAGTCGCCCTTTTTATTTGAAAGGTGGCCCTGGGTCATCTTCCAACTAGGGATATTCTAAGCAAATGAGGGCTAAACATCCCACCAGTCTGTCTTTGTGGTGAGGAGGAATCTATTGCTCATGTTCTCTTCCAGTACGTGATGGTAGTACATATGTGGAGGATCATCGGCACGCCTTTGGAGATGCTTCAGTCGATGACTCTAGTTGAGACCTTCCTTGCGTACTTGAGGGGTAGCATTAATGAATCGTCCTCCAGACCTTCTAATATTAGGGCTGTATATATTGCCTATCATATTTGGATGGCTAGAAACACTCGAATTTTTGAGGATGGCAATCAGTCGCTGTGATTCATTTCGGAGAGAACTCTGATTCAAGCCACTGAGATCGCCAACTCACCTTCTGTTGGAGAGCCTATAAAATCTCAACACACCTGAGACTCCTCTTCAGCTCTCGCAGCAATCTAGATGATTTGCATCACTTGAGAGCTCTCACCTCCGagttaatcaattttgacagtagtgtcATAGATAGTGATAGCAAAGGCGGGGTAGGATTTATGATCAAAAGCCAAGATTCTAGACTTAATGTGGCTGGCAGAAGTTCGATCTTTGATGCTTCAATTCAGAGCGAAACTGAGCATAGCTTGGGCGAGCATCAGTTTTGCACAACTAATCCTAAGGGTTGATTTCGTCTATCCTAAAGGTGGCTTTACTATGGCGGTTAGATGGATCCAAAGATAAGCGAAGAAGAGAGGCAACTTCACACCCCTCCTtgcaaaacattagaagattgttGAAGGAGGACACTTCATTCTACACTAGGCACGCCTACCAAGAGATGAATGGAGATGTAGATGGGTGAGATGGTGCGGATAGCAAATATTTTATTCTCTGATTACGCTGATATCTGATTTTGTCAGATATATTCATACTAGATTTCTGCAAGTAATCCATcttaacaatatatatatatatatatatatatatatataaaagctgACAAAACCTCCCATCGTTGCACCCACGTTGAGTTCAAATCCTATCCACAACTTGCAGAATTTTGGATGCCTAACATACTGGTTAAGCTGTTTAACCTGTTAAATTGCCCGGCCGCAATATATCATTCGTCAAGCTAGTTGCTCTAGATGGTCTCCGACTTGTACCTCTACTAGCAATCAAAACGCATCAACGTCTAAGATTGCACCcgtttaattattttaaaaccgttCCACAGACCATGGTGGGCTTGGGTGTGGCTCAAGAAACTACATCTCCACCAAGGATTTAAACCTCCAAACAAGCGGCATGATGGGTGCTGATCCAATCACGGATACCTTACAGACAAGTGCTTCAATAACATGCCCCGAAGTGGAATACATGTAGATTGCGCTCATCTAAAATCATCCACCGCTTGTTAACAATCCATCTGCAGATCAAGCTAAGATACCTTCTCCCTGCTCCAGTATACTGCTATGTTCCCCCTTCGCTCGAGAAAACCCATGCGAATGACCACCAAACTGGAGATAAATCATGGGACAAAAAGGACCCCACATTTTACAAAACTTGCTTTACTTTTGGAACTTGTGGTGTGGTTGTCACGATCATTTTCTTCCACTGTGTCAGCTAGGAAATAATTGAATGATTAATAGGACTAACTTATTCGTGAATCTTGTAATCCATCTGGCTTCTCCAACCAGTGAAGTAGTCTTGATATACAAAGCCATAATGTTTCTGGTATTTTATCATGGAAATGACTTGCTAAGGCTGCAATGATGTCCAGAAGGAATCTATGGACCTCAGGTTTCACTAACATACGTATCAACATTGCAGTCCATACTTCTGGTGCCAAACTTACAGCTCGTTGGAAAGACCCAAAGCCATTCACCAATCTTTTAAGCACTTCATCTCTCTGCCACATGAAAAATTAGACAACGGTTAGAAAATATTGAGAAAAGGTACTCAAGCATTCACATCACAATAAATTAACAAGTGCACGGGGTGTTCTGATTCTCTAATGTATGTAAATTTAGCGACCTTGTTTATATGACTCATATCTACCATGACTGCAAAGCATATGTTTCTGCAGATGATTATAAATTATTGATACTGCATGCCAATGTAAACTTTTCCCCTCTATGCTGGaagtaaataataatataatcacTTTACATCAAAAAACTGTTTCATATAGGTTAtgtttgaagaatttttgatacACAATCACCCGCTTGACAAAACAATCTACAAATGCTGAGCACAAACTATGCACACGCTATGGCAAAATGCctgatacaagagaaagaaaactAGTC encodes the following:
- the LOC103701512 gene encoding probable protein phosphatase 2C 59, which translates into the protein MGYLNSVLPSTSGAQADGFIVSGGGLSHNGKFSYGYASSPGKRSSMEDFYETRIDGVDGETVGLFGVFDGHGGARAAEYVKQHLFSNLINHPKFISDTKSAIADAYNHTDSEFLKSEKNQNRDAGSTASTAILVGDRLLVANVGDSRAVICRGGNAIAVSRDHKPDQTDERQRIEDAGGFVMWAGTWRVGGVLAVSRAFGDRLLKQFVVADPEIQEEVVDGSLEFLILASDGLWDVVSNEEAVGIIKPIEDPEQAARILMQEAYQRGSADNITCVVVRFLASQINNTQEGKQ